From one Planctomicrobium piriforme genomic stretch:
- a CDS encoding acyl-[ACP]--phospholipid O-acyltransferase has protein sequence MSDFQNQHPGPLPGTKSQPAGDLKSASFWGLLITQVLGAFNDNLLRWLAVPLAQHDLGQIKAVSLGGLCLTLPFLLFMPMAGWLADRYNKRTVIVACKVAELVLMVLSVLVILYGSLWMLFALVFLLGTQAALFGPAKFGSIPEMLPTRLLSKANGVIGMGSIIAIGLGTIAGFLLYDLSTPVLGSGNWNTIWPVATVLIATSVVGLLGSLNIQSGSAAAPDRKFAWNPITDIAPAMRVIWQDRRLLRTTGGIAFFFFIASLAQQNITPFVESVLMLSKTDVGILLGLMIAGVGVGSLLAGSWSDGKVELGIIPFGALGVVLSSVLVFIAGVSMDPQIPAKEQFAYWGSCVGLFLLGASSGLYSVPLEAYLQYRSDPKQRGMVLAGSFFITYLLIVLSFGVFVVLSDPLGLSPSSIFLVAGLLTVPVLIYAFRQVPDWAFRFATWFVTRTIYKVKVYGRKNVPETGPALVVSNHVSFLDGVLMLISSPRFMRFIVFADFTEMPVLRFLAKIMKVIPIRSTDGPTAIVKSIYTAREALQNGEVVCIFAEGGLSRTGQIQPFQRGLLKIVHGMDVPIIPVYLNGLWGSLFSWRGGKLFWKWPRQLRLPVDLHFGESISHPRDASEVRQAVERLGAEAVTMDASTKDMIPVRLFIRQCKAARRTQKIIDSTNIELTGGKLLTAALAFRSVLRREVLSVDERQVGLLLPPSAGGCLANMALALDRRVAVNLNYTLSEDVMNYCVKKAGLKHVLTSRKFLEKKPYELQGAEFVFLEDLKPKINGLDKALAALAAYVIPAWLLDRMLGLQNLSPDETLTVIFTSGSTGEPKGVVLSHANVGSNVDAVDQLLNLKQEDGVLGVLPFFHSFGYTASLWLPMCYRVRGIYHFNPLDAKVIGRLCHDHKATIMMATPTFLKMYLRRCDKEQFSTLDLIVVGAEKLPVDLAKQFEEKFGILPTEGYGTTELSPVAAVNIPDHRSRDIFQQGTKLGTVGRPLPGVTAKIVDPDTFADRGIGKEGLLLIKGPNVMRGYLDEPRKTSEVIHDGWYNTGDFAFIDKEGFVTITGRQSRFSKIGGEMVPHIRIEQELLKICEPAEQDEAMVTIVVSAVPDEDRGERIVVLYTQLCKPVDQIIRELAQTGLPKLWLPSSDSFIQVDEIPILGTGKLDLRAVKELALQSCCEGAVR, from the coding sequence ATGTCAGACTTTCAGAATCAACATCCCGGACCATTACCGGGTACGAAAAGCCAGCCTGCTGGAGATCTCAAATCTGCCAGTTTCTGGGGGCTGCTCATCACGCAAGTTCTGGGAGCGTTCAACGATAATCTGCTCCGCTGGCTGGCGGTTCCACTCGCACAACACGATCTGGGACAGATCAAAGCGGTCTCGCTGGGGGGGCTCTGCCTGACCCTGCCATTTCTGCTGTTCATGCCGATGGCCGGCTGGCTGGCCGACCGATATAACAAACGGACCGTGATCGTCGCCTGCAAGGTGGCCGAACTGGTTTTGATGGTGCTGTCGGTCCTCGTGATCCTGTACGGCAGCCTGTGGATGCTCTTCGCGCTGGTGTTCCTGCTCGGAACGCAGGCGGCGCTGTTCGGTCCGGCCAAATTCGGCAGTATCCCCGAAATGCTGCCGACCCGACTCCTCTCGAAAGCCAACGGCGTCATCGGGATGGGTTCGATCATCGCCATCGGGCTGGGAACGATTGCCGGGTTCCTGCTTTATGATCTGTCGACGCCCGTCCTCGGTTCGGGAAACTGGAACACGATCTGGCCGGTCGCCACGGTGCTGATTGCGACTTCAGTGGTCGGCTTGTTGGGCAGCCTCAACATTCAGTCCGGAAGCGCGGCGGCGCCTGATCGCAAGTTCGCCTGGAACCCCATTACCGATATCGCCCCCGCCATGCGGGTGATCTGGCAAGACCGCCGCCTGCTCCGCACCACAGGCGGTATTGCGTTCTTCTTCTTCATTGCGTCGCTCGCGCAGCAGAACATCACGCCATTCGTCGAATCGGTACTGATGCTCAGCAAGACCGACGTCGGCATTCTACTGGGACTGATGATTGCCGGGGTCGGCGTCGGCAGCCTGCTCGCAGGCAGTTGGTCAGACGGCAAGGTCGAACTGGGGATCATTCCGTTCGGAGCACTCGGCGTGGTGCTGAGTTCAGTGCTGGTGTTTATCGCCGGCGTTTCGATGGACCCGCAGATTCCCGCCAAAGAACAATTCGCCTACTGGGGCTCGTGCGTGGGGCTGTTCCTGCTGGGAGCGAGTTCAGGACTCTACAGCGTGCCGCTCGAAGCCTACCTGCAATATCGCAGCGACCCCAAGCAGCGGGGCATGGTGCTGGCCGGCAGCTTCTTCATCACTTACCTGTTGATTGTTTTGTCGTTCGGCGTGTTCGTCGTGCTGAGCGATCCGCTGGGACTGTCGCCCAGCTCGATCTTCCTGGTCGCCGGCCTGCTCACGGTGCCGGTGCTGATCTATGCCTTCCGGCAGGTGCCGGACTGGGCATTTCGGTTCGCGACCTGGTTTGTCACGCGAACCATTTACAAGGTGAAGGTCTACGGCCGCAAGAATGTCCCCGAGACAGGTCCAGCGCTGGTCGTCTCGAACCATGTGTCGTTCCTCGACGGCGTGCTGATGCTGATCTCGTCGCCGCGCTTCATGCGATTCATCGTCTTCGCGGATTTCACCGAGATGCCGGTCCTGCGATTCCTGGCAAAGATCATGAAGGTGATTCCGATCCGCTCGACCGACGGGCCAACGGCCATCGTCAAATCGATCTATACCGCGCGGGAAGCATTGCAGAATGGCGAAGTGGTCTGCATCTTTGCTGAAGGTGGCCTGTCGCGAACCGGCCAGATTCAACCTTTCCAGCGGGGATTGTTGAAAATTGTCCACGGCATGGACGTCCCGATTATTCCGGTCTATTTGAACGGATTGTGGGGAAGCCTGTTCAGTTGGCGCGGCGGGAAGTTATTCTGGAAGTGGCCCCGTCAGTTACGGCTTCCCGTCGATCTGCATTTCGGCGAGTCGATCTCTCATCCTCGCGATGCTTCGGAAGTCCGCCAGGCAGTCGAACGTCTGGGCGCAGAGGCAGTCACCATGGACGCATCCACGAAAGACATGATCCCGGTCCGGCTGTTTATCCGCCAATGCAAAGCCGCCCGCCGCACTCAAAAAATCATCGACTCGACGAACATCGAGTTGACCGGCGGCAAGCTCCTCACTGCGGCACTCGCTTTTCGCAGCGTCCTTCGCAGAGAAGTGCTATCCGTCGATGAACGACAAGTCGGCCTGCTGCTCCCCCCGTCAGCTGGCGGCTGCCTGGCGAACATGGCCCTCGCGCTCGATCGCCGCGTCGCCGTCAATTTGAATTACACGTTGTCTGAAGACGTAATGAACTACTGCGTGAAAAAGGCGGGCCTCAAACACGTCCTCACCAGCCGCAAGTTCCTCGAAAAGAAACCGTACGAACTGCAAGGCGCTGAGTTCGTCTTCCTCGAAGACCTGAAACCCAAAATCAACGGGCTCGACAAAGCCCTCGCGGCGCTGGCGGCGTACGTGATTCCCGCCTGGCTGCTCGACCGCATGCTCGGCCTGCAGAATCTGTCGCCGGATGAAACGCTGACGGTGATCTTCACCTCAGGCTCGACCGGGGAACCGAAGGGGGTCGTCCTTTCGCATGCCAACGTCGGGTCCAACGTCGATGCCGTCGACCAACTGCTGAACCTCAAGCAGGAAGACGGCGTTCTGGGCGTGCTGCCGTTCTTCCATTCGTTCGGCTATACGGCCAGCCTGTGGCTGCCGATGTGCTACCGCGTGCGCGGGATCTATCACTTCAATCCGCTCGACGCCAAAGTCATCGGTCGGCTCTGCCATGACCACAAAGCCACGATCATGATGGCCACGCCGACCTTCCTGAAAATGTATCTGCGGCGGTGCGATAAAGAGCAGTTCTCGACGCTCGATCTGATCGTCGTCGGCGCGGAGAAATTGCCGGTCGATCTGGCGAAGCAGTTCGAAGAGAAATTCGGCATCCTGCCGACCGAAGGCTACGGCACCACCGAACTCTCGCCGGTGGCGGCGGTCAACATTCCCGACCATCGTTCGCGGGACATCTTCCAACAGGGGACCAAGCTGGGAACCGTCGGCCGCCCCTTGCCCGGCGTGACCGCCAAGATCGTCGATCCCGACACGTTTGCCGACCGCGGCATCGGGAAAGAAGGCCTGTTGCTGATCAAAGGCCCCAACGTGATGCGGGGCTATCTCGACGAGCCTCGTAAGACTTCCGAAGTGATTCACGACGGCTGGTATAACACCGGCGACTTTGCCTTCATCGATAAAGAAGGCTTCGTGACCATCACGGGTCGCCAGAGCCGATTCTCCAAGATCGGCGGCGAAATGGTGCCGCACATCCGCATCGAGCAGGAACTGCTCAAAATCTGCGAACCGGCCGAGCAGGACGAGGCGATGGTCACCATCGTGGTGTCCGCCGTCCCGGATGAAGACCGCGGCGAACGGATCGTTGTCCTCTACACCCAGCTCTGCAAACCGGTCGACCAGATCATTCGTGAACTGGCGCAGACCGGGTTGCCCAAGCTGTGGCTCCCCTCATCCGATTCGTTCATTCAAGTGGACGAAATCCCGATTCTTGGCACCGGCAAACTCGATCTCCGGGCTGTGAAAGAGCTGGCCTTGCAGTCGTGCTGCGAAGGGGCGGTGCGCTGA
- a CDS encoding CCA tRNA nucleotidyltransferase — MSRDFATAVVRELTAAGFTAYWAGGCVRDLLRGIDPNDYDVATNARPEQVRALFGPRRTLAVGESFGVIIVLGPKGSTDKVEVATFRQEGDYHDGRRPGQVSFCTPEEDALRRDFTINGMFFDPLTETVHDFVGGQGDLQRRLVRAIGNPRDRMTEDKLRMLRAVRFAAVLDFELDAATAHAVAEMSAEVTIVSAERIAQELRKMLADRHRARAMQMCADLSLLQQIVPEADESSIRGNPERWQSVLQILGQLSTTRFETAFAALLRDVPQPKTGKQRLEPASGTVLAACLRLKLSNDETDHICWLSDHRGAIEALPEKPLCEFKKLAVHPLYKELFELERVAARVEGRPDAAYGWAEALLKAIPSDELDPPPLVTGRDLLARGLKSGPKFKDWLNAIRDAQLNGEIRTQGEAFALLGRLLGQ, encoded by the coding sequence TTGTCCCGAGACTTTGCCACTGCCGTTGTGCGTGAGTTGACCGCCGCCGGTTTTACCGCGTATTGGGCGGGGGGCTGCGTTCGCGATCTGCTGAGGGGCATCGACCCCAACGACTACGACGTCGCCACGAACGCGCGACCGGAACAGGTGCGAGCCTTGTTCGGGCCGCGACGAACGCTGGCTGTCGGCGAGAGTTTCGGGGTGATTATCGTCCTCGGTCCCAAGGGTTCGACCGACAAGGTGGAAGTCGCCACGTTCCGCCAGGAAGGGGACTATCACGACGGACGCCGGCCCGGGCAAGTGTCGTTCTGCACCCCGGAAGAAGACGCCCTGCGGCGGGATTTCACGATCAACGGCATGTTCTTCGATCCCTTGACGGAGACTGTCCATGACTTCGTGGGAGGGCAGGGGGATCTGCAACGGCGTCTTGTGCGGGCAATCGGCAATCCCCGCGACCGGATGACCGAAGACAAGTTGCGAATGCTGCGCGCTGTGCGCTTTGCCGCCGTCCTCGACTTTGAGCTGGATGCAGCGACAGCTCACGCCGTCGCCGAAATGTCGGCAGAGGTGACGATTGTCAGCGCCGAACGGATCGCACAAGAACTGCGTAAAATGCTGGCCGACCGGCACCGTGCCCGGGCGATGCAGATGTGTGCGGACCTCTCTTTATTGCAGCAGATCGTGCCTGAGGCGGACGAGTCCTCGATTCGAGGCAATCCCGAACGTTGGCAGAGTGTGTTGCAGATCCTCGGCCAGCTTTCGACGACTCGATTTGAAACCGCTTTTGCGGCACTCCTTCGTGACGTACCGCAGCCGAAGACCGGTAAGCAACGTCTGGAACCTGCGTCAGGAACGGTACTGGCGGCGTGTCTCCGGCTCAAACTCTCGAACGACGAAACCGACCACATCTGCTGGCTGAGTGACCACCGGGGAGCCATCGAAGCACTGCCGGAGAAACCGCTGTGCGAATTCAAGAAACTGGCGGTCCACCCGCTCTACAAAGAACTGTTCGAACTCGAACGGGTCGCCGCCCGTGTAGAAGGCCGACCCGACGCGGCGTATGGCTGGGCGGAAGCCCTGCTGAAGGCGATCCCCTCTGACGAACTCGATCCGCCGCCGCTGGTGACGGGGCGTGATCTGCTCGCGCGCGGGCTGAAATCGGGCCCGAAGTTTAAGGACTGGCTGAATGCGATTCGAGACGCTCAGTTGAACGGCGAGATTCGCACGCAGGGCGAAGCCTTCGCCTTGCTCGGCCGTCTGCTCGGGCAATGA
- a CDS encoding SDR family oxidoreductase, with the protein MSLAGKTAVVTGGGTGIGEACAIALAEAGCQVVIAGRREDKLKTAAAKFTGQPAILYRACDASERDEANDLISWATEKLGKIDILLNSAGINIVKRQMSVIDPADWDKLLKVNATAAFNTMHAVLPQMRERKDGLIINVCSVAGLRASMLGGVAYSASKFAMTALGTCVGLEERNNGIRVTNVHPGEVETPILDARPVPVSAEHRARILQPSDIASMVVAIAHLPPRAHVPDIIVKPTTQEFC; encoded by the coding sequence ATGTCTCTGGCTGGAAAAACGGCGGTTGTGACGGGCGGCGGAACGGGAATCGGCGAGGCCTGTGCCATCGCTTTGGCCGAGGCAGGCTGCCAGGTGGTGATCGCCGGTCGCCGGGAAGACAAGCTTAAGACTGCCGCCGCAAAATTCACGGGTCAACCAGCGATTCTCTATCGCGCCTGCGATGCTTCGGAACGGGACGAAGCCAACGATCTGATCAGTTGGGCGACCGAAAAACTGGGCAAGATCGACATTCTTCTGAACAGCGCCGGCATCAACATCGTCAAACGACAGATGTCGGTGATCGACCCCGCCGACTGGGACAAGTTGCTGAAGGTGAATGCGACCGCTGCCTTCAACACGATGCATGCCGTGCTCCCCCAGATGCGGGAACGCAAGGACGGCCTGATTATCAATGTCTGCTCGGTGGCAGGTCTACGGGCGAGCATGCTGGGAGGCGTGGCTTACAGCGCGTCCAAATTCGCGATGACGGCCCTGGGCACATGTGTTGGCCTGGAAGAACGCAACAACGGAATCCGCGTGACGAATGTTCACCCGGGCGAAGTGGAAACACCGATTCTCGACGCCCGGCCCGTCCCGGTCAGTGCCGAACACCGTGCCAGAATCCTGCAGCCATCCGATATCGCGTCGATGGTCGTGGCAATTGCCCATCTTCCCCCACGCGCCCACGTTCCGGACATCATCGTCAAGCCAACGACCCAGGAGTTTTGCTGA